A genomic window from Solanum dulcamara chromosome 11, daSolDulc1.2, whole genome shotgun sequence includes:
- the LOC129874091 gene encoding CDK5RAP1-like protein isoform X2 gives MISDVMPRGRIYHETYGCQMNVNDMEIVLSIMKNAGYTESVEVPENAEIIFINTCAIRDNAELKVWQRLNYFWFLKRQWKSNVASGRSQSAHPPKVVVLGCMAERLKDKILDADKMVDVVCGPDAYRDLPRLLEEVDYGQKGINTLLSLEETYADINPVRISKNSISAFVSVMRGCNNMCSFCIVPFTRGRERSRPVESIMKEVAELWKEGVKEVTLLGQNVNSYNDTSGVENLDEPAVSWELSDGFSSMCKVKHVGLRFADLLDRLAVEFPEMRFRYTSPHPKDFPDDLLYVMRDRYNICKSIHLPAQSGSSAVLERMRRGYTREVYLDLVKKIRDIIPDICISSDFICGFCGETEEDHKDTLSLVKTVCYDVAYMFAYSMREKTHAHRKYVDDVPEDVKQRRLTELIEVFRGSKGQCYDAKIGTLQLVLVEGPNKRAPDTELIGKSDRGHRVSFTNLPIPDKVDNNGKRNPKVGDYVEVHITNSTRASVFGEALAITKLSSFYNTLHEEAVAFASRT, from the exons ATGATATCTGATGTTATGCCTAGAGGACGCATCTATCATGAAACTTATGGATGTCAAATGAATGTCAATGATATGGAGATTGTTTTATCCATCATGAAAAATGCTGGATACACTGAAAGTGTGGAAGTCCCAGAAAATGCTGagataatatttataaatactTGTGCTATAAGGGACAATGCAGAACTTAAGGTTTGGCAGAGGCTCAATTATTTTTGGTTTCTTAAGAGGCAATGGAAGAGCAATGTGGCCTCTGGAAGGTCACAGTCCGCACATCCTCCCAAAGTAGTTGTGCTCGGGTGTATGGCTGAGAGGTTGAAGGACAAAATATTGGATGCAGATAAGATGGTTGACGTAGTTTGTGGACCTGATGCTTATCGAGACTTGCCACGTCTGTTGGAAGAAGTGGACTATGGTCAAAAAGGTATCAATACTCTACTTTCACTTGAAGAAACTTACGCAGATATTAATCCAGTTCGCATCTCCAAAAATTCTATATCTGCTTTTGTATCTGTGATGAGGGGTTGCAATAATATGTGCTCATTCTGCATTGTCCCCTTCACTAGAGGGAGAGAACGGTCTCGCCCAGTGGAATCAATTATGAAAGAGGTCGCTGAACTTTGGAAAGAGGGAGTGAAAGAGGTTACGCTTCTTGGCCAAAATGTAAATAGCTATAATGATACATCTGGAGTTGAAAATCTGGATGAACCAGCAGTCAGTTGGGAACTTAGTGATGGATTCTCCAGCATGTGTAAAGTAAAACATGTGGGTCTACGGTTTGCTGATCTCCTAGATAGACTTGCCGTAGAATTTCCTGAAATGCGGTTCAGATACACTTCCCCACATCCTAAAGATTTTCCAGATGATTTGTTGTACGTAATGCGGGACAGGTACAATATCTGCAAAAGCATTCATCTGCCAGCACAGTCAGGCAGCAGTGCAGTGCTTGAAAGAATGCGTCGTGGATACACCCGCGAAGTATACTTGGATCTTGTGAAGAAGATAAGGGATATAATTCCGGATATTTGCATAAGCAGCGACTTCATATGTG GTTTCTGTGGAGAAACGGAAGAGGATCACAAAGACACACTAAGCCTCGTAAAGACTGTTTGTTATGATGTGGCATACATGTTTGCTTACAGCATGAGAGAGAAAACACATGCCCACAGAAAATATGTTGATGATGTTCCTGAAGATGTGAAGCAGAGGCGGCTCACAGAACTAATAGAGGTTTTTCGTGGGAGTAAAGGTCAGTGCTATGACGCTAAAATTGGCACTCTCCAACTTGTGTTAGTTGAAGGGCCCAATAAGAGAGCCCCAGACACAGAGTTAATTGGTAAGAGCGACAGAGGCCATAGGGTATCATTTACGAACCTGCCTATCCCAGATAAGGTTGATAATAATGGAAAGCGCAATCCAAAGGTTGGTGATTATGTTGAAGTACACATAACGAACTCCACAAGGGCATCAGTGTTTGGAGAAGCACTTGCTATAACCAAATTAAGCTCATTTTACAACACTTTACATGAAGAAGCTGTTGCCTTTGCCAGCAGAACTTAA
- the LOC129874091 gene encoding CDK5RAP1-like protein isoform X1, with translation MASSLSTMLSQPPCAVHIKFPKQYSVRFLCSKLLEVQSTSCRLRHRTSNTLRRSSTFSIKMSRNFSQFHCRTCLTSKDQIPSLRDFIPKATQTVPASDVQPEPVMISDVMPRGRIYHETYGCQMNVNDMEIVLSIMKNAGYTESVEVPENAEIIFINTCAIRDNAELKVWQRLNYFWFLKRQWKSNVASGRSQSAHPPKVVVLGCMAERLKDKILDADKMVDVVCGPDAYRDLPRLLEEVDYGQKGINTLLSLEETYADINPVRISKNSISAFVSVMRGCNNMCSFCIVPFTRGRERSRPVESIMKEVAELWKEGVKEVTLLGQNVNSYNDTSGVENLDEPAVSWELSDGFSSMCKVKHVGLRFADLLDRLAVEFPEMRFRYTSPHPKDFPDDLLYVMRDRYNICKSIHLPAQSGSSAVLERMRRGYTREVYLDLVKKIRDIIPDICISSDFICGFCGETEEDHKDTLSLVKTVCYDVAYMFAYSMREKTHAHRKYVDDVPEDVKQRRLTELIEVFRGSKGQCYDAKIGTLQLVLVEGPNKRAPDTELIGKSDRGHRVSFTNLPIPDKVDNNGKRNPKVGDYVEVHITNSTRASVFGEALAITKLSSFYNTLHEEAVAFASRT, from the exons ATGGCGTCTTCTCTATCGACCATGTTGAGTCAACCTCCATGTGCCGTGCACATCAAATTCCCTAAACAATATTCTGTCAGATTCCTTTGTTCGAAGCTTCTAGAAGTTCAATCAACCTCCTGTCGCCTCCGCCACCGCACTTCAAACACTCTTCGAAGGAGTTCTACATTCTCTATAAAGATGTCTAGGAATTTCTCGCAGTTTCACTGTCGCACTTGTTTAACAAGCAAGGACCAAATTCCAAGCCTCCGCGACTTCATACCCAAAGCTACTCAGACTGTTCCTGCTTCCGATGTTCAGCCAGA GCCTGTGATGATATCTGATGTTATGCCTAGAGGACGCATCTATCATGAAACTTATGGATGTCAAATGAATGTCAATGATATGGAGATTGTTTTATCCATCATGAAAAATGCTGGATACACTGAAAGTGTGGAAGTCCCAGAAAATGCTGagataatatttataaatactTGTGCTATAAGGGACAATGCAGAACTTAAGGTTTGGCAGAGGCTCAATTATTTTTGGTTTCTTAAGAGGCAATGGAAGAGCAATGTGGCCTCTGGAAGGTCACAGTCCGCACATCCTCCCAAAGTAGTTGTGCTCGGGTGTATGGCTGAGAGGTTGAAGGACAAAATATTGGATGCAGATAAGATGGTTGACGTAGTTTGTGGACCTGATGCTTATCGAGACTTGCCACGTCTGTTGGAAGAAGTGGACTATGGTCAAAAAGGTATCAATACTCTACTTTCACTTGAAGAAACTTACGCAGATATTAATCCAGTTCGCATCTCCAAAAATTCTATATCTGCTTTTGTATCTGTGATGAGGGGTTGCAATAATATGTGCTCATTCTGCATTGTCCCCTTCACTAGAGGGAGAGAACGGTCTCGCCCAGTGGAATCAATTATGAAAGAGGTCGCTGAACTTTGGAAAGAGGGAGTGAAAGAGGTTACGCTTCTTGGCCAAAATGTAAATAGCTATAATGATACATCTGGAGTTGAAAATCTGGATGAACCAGCAGTCAGTTGGGAACTTAGTGATGGATTCTCCAGCATGTGTAAAGTAAAACATGTGGGTCTACGGTTTGCTGATCTCCTAGATAGACTTGCCGTAGAATTTCCTGAAATGCGGTTCAGATACACTTCCCCACATCCTAAAGATTTTCCAGATGATTTGTTGTACGTAATGCGGGACAGGTACAATATCTGCAAAAGCATTCATCTGCCAGCACAGTCAGGCAGCAGTGCAGTGCTTGAAAGAATGCGTCGTGGATACACCCGCGAAGTATACTTGGATCTTGTGAAGAAGATAAGGGATATAATTCCGGATATTTGCATAAGCAGCGACTTCATATGTG GTTTCTGTGGAGAAACGGAAGAGGATCACAAAGACACACTAAGCCTCGTAAAGACTGTTTGTTATGATGTGGCATACATGTTTGCTTACAGCATGAGAGAGAAAACACATGCCCACAGAAAATATGTTGATGATGTTCCTGAAGATGTGAAGCAGAGGCGGCTCACAGAACTAATAGAGGTTTTTCGTGGGAGTAAAGGTCAGTGCTATGACGCTAAAATTGGCACTCTCCAACTTGTGTTAGTTGAAGGGCCCAATAAGAGAGCCCCAGACACAGAGTTAATTGGTAAGAGCGACAGAGGCCATAGGGTATCATTTACGAACCTGCCTATCCCAGATAAGGTTGATAATAATGGAAAGCGCAATCCAAAGGTTGGTGATTATGTTGAAGTACACATAACGAACTCCACAAGGGCATCAGTGTTTGGAGAAGCACTTGCTATAACCAAATTAAGCTCATTTTACAACACTTTACATGAAGAAGCTGTTGCCTTTGCCAGCAGAACTTAA
- the LOC129874352 gene encoding 3-epi-6-deoxocathasterone 23-monooxygenase CYP90C1 has translation MEEKAESWIWIYIGTGVGVLWLIYKMRKKQKEEKERASGVPRGNSGWPLLGETLDFIASGYTSRPVTFMEKRKSMYGKVFKSNILGKGIIVSTDAEVNKVVLQNNGDVFIPCYPKSITELFGKNSILQMNGPVHRKLHGLIGSFLKSPQLKARITRDIEASVRHFLSTWLEKQHCVVYVQDEAKKIAFEVLVKLILSVDPGEELDLLKIEFEEFTKGLICLPIKLPGTTLYKSLKAKERLLTMVGKMVVERKLSMEKRKEKGLPNDAIDALLGNGDGAKQPLPSDFISGNLIEMMIPGEETVPTAITLAVKFLSDNPVALARLLEENLELKQQKISCCEDYSWTDYMSMPFTQNVISETLRLANIINAVWRKALKDVKIKGHLIPKGWCVLASFTSVHMDEENYENPYNFDPSRWEKVGVAVTSNTFTPFGGGQRLCPGLELSRLEISIFLHHLVTTYRWVAEKDEIVYFPTVKMKNKLPINIMPVQQNPLIQTKQN, from the exons ATGGAAGAGAAAGCAGAAAGTTGGATTTGGATATATATAGGAACAGGGGTAGGAGTTTTGTGGTTAATTTATAAGATGAGAAAAAagcaaaaagaagagaaagaaagggCAAGTGGAGTTCCAAGAGGAAATTCTGGTTGGCCTCTTTTAGGAGAAACGCTCGATTTCATTGCTTCTGGATACACTTCTCGTCCTGTCACTTTCATGGAAAAACGAAAGTCGAT GTACGGGAAAGTGTTCAAAAGTAATATACTGGGAAAAGGAATAATAGTATCAACAGATGCAGAGGTGAACAAAGTGGTTCTACAGAACAATGGGGATGTATTTATACCATGTTATCCTAAATCAATAACAGAATTATTTGGGAAGAATTCAATATTGCAAATGAATGGGCCAGTACATAGAAAACTACACGGACTGATCGGGAGCTTCTTAAAATCACCGCAACTCAAGGCCCGTATTACACGGGACATCGAAGCCTCCGTCCGCCATTTCTTGTCAACATGGCTGGAAAAACAACACTGCGTTGTCTACGTACAAGATGAAGCCAAAAAG ATTGCATTTGAGGTACTGGTCAAACTGATACTAAGCGTGGACCCTGGAGAAGAATTGGACTTGCTCAAGatagaatttgaagaattcacCAAAGGCTTGATTTGCTTGCCCATTAAACTTCCCGGAACCACTCTCTACAAATCTTTAAAG GCCAAAGAAAGGTTATTAACAATGGTAGGGAAGATGGTAGTGGAGAGAAAATTGAGCATGGAGAAAAGGAAAGAGAAGGGTTTACCAAATGATGCAATTGACGCGCTCTTAGGGAATGGTGATGGGGCAAAGCAACCTCTGCCGTCTGATTTCATCAGTGGCAACTTAATAGAGATGATGATCCCTGGAGAAGAGACTGTACCAACGGCGATCACCTTAGCTGTCAAATTTCTAAGTGACAATCCCGTCGCTCTAGCTCGCTTGCTG GAGGAGAATTTGGAATTGAAGCAGCAGAAGATAAGTTGCTGTGAGGATTATAGTTGGACAGATTATATGTCAATGCCCTTCACTCAGAAT GTTATCAGTGAAACGTTGAGATTGGCTAATATCATTAATGCAGTTTGGAGAAAAGCTCTCAAAGATGTCAAAATCAAAG GGCATTTGATACCAAAAGGATGGTGTGTTTTGGCATCCTTCACTTCAGTTCACATGGATgaagaaaattatgaaaatccATACAATTTTGATCCCTCCAGATGGGAG AAAGTTGGAGTTGCTGTGACCAGCAACACATTTACACCATTTGGTGGAGGACAGAGGCTATGTCCTGGTTTAGAACTTTCAAGACTAGAAATCTCCATTTTCCTCCACCATCTTGTCACCACCTACCG ATGGGTGGCAGAGAAGGATGAGATTGTCTATTTCCCAACAGTGAAGATGAAGAACAAACTGCCTATCAACATCATGCCCGTTCAGCAAAACCCACTAATTCAAACCAAACAAaactaa
- the LOC129873288 gene encoding CDK5RAP1-like protein — protein sequence MASSLSTMLSQPHCAVHIKFPKQYSVRFLCSKLLEVQSTSCRLRHRTSNALRRSSTFSIKMSRNFSQFHSRTCLTSKDQIPSLRDFIPKATQTVPASDVQPEPAMISDVMPRGRIYHETYGCQMNVNDMEIVLSIMKNAGYTESVEVPENAEIIFINTCAIRDNAELKVWQRLNYFWFLKRQWKSNVASGRSQSAHPPKVVVLGCMAERLKDKILDADKMVDVVCGPDAYRDLPRLLEEVDYGQKGINTLLSLEETYADINPVRISKNSISAFVSVMRGCNNMCSFCIVPFTRGRERSRPVESIMKEVAELWKEGVKEVTLLGQNVNSYNDTSGVENLDEPAVSWELSDGFSSMCKVKHVGLRFADLLDRLAVEFPEMRFRYTSPHPKDFPDDLLYVMRDRYNICKSIHLPAQSGSSAVLERMRRGYTREVYLDLVKKIRDIIPDMGISSDFICGFCGETEEDHKDTLSLVKTVCYDVAYMFAYSMREKTHAHRKYVDDVPEDVKQRRLTELIEVFRGSKGQCYDAKIGTLQLVLVEGPNKRAPDTELIGKSDRGHRVSFTNLPIPDKVDNNGKRNPKVGDYVEVHITNSTRASLFGEALSITKLSSFYNTLHEEAVAFASRT from the exons ATGGCGTCTTCTCTATCGACCATGTTGAGTCAACCTCACTGTGCCGTGCACATCAAATTCCCTAAACAATATTCTGTCAGATTCCTTTGTTCGAAGCTTCTAGAAGTTCAATCAACCTCCTGTCGCCTCCGCCACCGCACTTCAAACGCTCTTCGAAGGAGTTCTACATTCTCTATAAAGATGTCTAGGAATTTCTCGCAGTTTCACTCTCGCACTTGTTTAACAAGCAAGGACCAAATTCCAAGCCTCCGCGACTTCATACCCAAAGCTACTCAGACTGTTCCTGCTTCCGATGTTCAGCCAGA GCCTGCGATGATATCTGATGTTATGCCTAGAGGACGCATCTATCATGAAACTTATGGATGTCAAATGAATGTCAATGATATGGAGATTGTTTTATCCATCATGAAAAATGCTGGATACACTGAAAGTGTGGAAGTCCCAGAAAATGCTGagataatatttataaatactTGTGCTATAAGGGACAATGCAGAACTTAAGGTTTGGCAGAGGCTCAATTATTTTTGGTTTCTTAAGAGGCAATGGAAGAGCAATGTGGCCTCTGGAAGGTCACAGTCTGCACATCCTCCCAAAGTAGTTGTGCTGGGGTGTATGGCTGAGAGGTTGAAGGACAAAATATTGGATGCAGATAAGATGGTTGACGTAGTTTGTGGACCTGACGCTTATCGAGACTTGCCACGTCTGTTGGAAGAAGTGGACTATGGTCAAAAAGGTATCAATACTCTACTTTCACTTGAAGAAACTTACGCAGATATTAATCCAGTTCGCATCTCCAAAAATTCTATATCTGCTTTTGTATCTGTGATGAGGGGTTGCAATAATATGTGCTCATTCTGCATTGTCCCCTTCACTAGAGGGAGAGAACGGTCTCGCCCAGTGGAATCAATTATGAAAGAGGTCGCTGAACTTTGGAAAGAGGGAGTGAAAGAGGTTACGCTTCTTGGCCAAAATGTAAATAGCTATAATGATACATCTGGAGTTGAAAATCTGGATGAACCAGCAGTCAGTTGGGAACTTAGTGATGGATTCTCCAGCATGTGTAAAGTAAAACATGTTGGTCTACGGTTTGCTGATCTCCTAGATAGACTTGCCGTAGAATTTCCTGAAATGCGGTTCAGATACACTTCCCCACATCCTAAAGATTTTCCAGATGATTTGTTGTACGTAATGCGGGACAGGTACAATATCTGCAAAAGCATTCATCTGCCAGCACAGTCAGGCAGCAGTGCAGTGCTTGAAAGAATGCGTCGTGGATACACTCGCGAAGTATACTTGGATCTTGTGAAGAAGATAAGGGATATAATTCCGGATATGGGCATAAGCAGCGACTTCATATGTG GTTTCTGTGGAGAAACGGAAGAGGATCACAAAGACACACTAAGCCTCGTAAAGACTGTTTGTTATGATGTGGCATACATGTTTGCTTACAGCATGAGAGAGAAAACACATGCCCACAGAAAATATGTTGATGATGTTCCTGAAGATGTGAAGCAGAGGCGGCTCACAGAACTAATAGAGGTTTTTCGTGGGAGTAAAGGTCAGTGCTATGACGCTAAAATTGGCACTCTCCAACTTGTGTTAGTTGAAGGGCCCAATAAGAGAGCCCCAGACACAGAGTTAATTGGTAAGAGCGACAGAGGCCATAGGGTATCATTTACGAACCTGCCTATCCCAGATAAGGTTGATAATAATGGAAAGCGCAATCCAAAGGTTGGTGATTATGTTGAAGTACACATAACGAACTCCACAAGGGCATCACTGTTTGGAGAAGCACTTTCTATAACCAAATTAAGCTCATTTTACAACACTTTACATGAAGAAGCTGTTGCCTTTGCCAGCAGAACTTAA
- the LOC129875091 gene encoding ribosomal RNA small subunit methyltransferase, mitochondrial isoform X1 codes for MLHRIKIFSSKLIIKQHCLQRSCRTKSTRHFNNVRDEDEEYHKVRRKTENEEPQIYLLKSRGTGNLTLKLLEVAEKVIAIEIDKRMIEILHKRVSERGLQDRLTVICQDALKTEFPRFDLMVANIPYGISSPLVAKLVYGKNSYRSGTLLLQKEFARRLLANPGDSEFNRLAVNVKLVADVEFVMNVSKKDFLPCPKVDSSVVKIHPKTEIPEVDYEEWCAFTRTCFTKKNKTLGAIFKQKRMLMELMKLQETKGDEENNTLYNDYHVNDSEDEDGLSNEDNVNFSSDVGKNLNMFREIINDILRAGGFEDKRPSKLSHVELLDLLSLFNRARIHFHSQVNPKDESDADLASAFGPL; via the exons ATGCTTCATCGTATCAAAATTTTCTCGAGCAAACTAATCATTAAACAACATTGTCTCCAGCGAAGTTGTCGTACGAAGTCTACTCGCCACTTCAACAACGTcagagatgaagatgaagaatatCACAAAGTCAGAAGAAAAACTGAAAATGAAGAACCACAAATATATTTGCTTAAGAGTAGAG GCACCGGAAATCTCACCCTCAAGCTTCTAGAAGTTGCCGAAAAAGTCATAGCCATTGAAATTGACAAACGTATGATAGAGATTCTTCACAAGCGCGTCTCTGAACGAGGACTTCAAGACCGTTTAACT GTTATATGCCAAGATGCTTTAAAGACTGAGTTTCCCCGGTTTGATCTTATGGTAGCCAACATCCCTTATGGAATTTCCTCGCCTCTTGTTGCTAAATTAGTTTATGGAAAGAACTCATATAGGAGTGGGACACTACTGTTGCAGAAAGAGTTTGCAAGGAGGCTATTGGCAAATCCAGGGGACTCAGAGTTTAATAGATTAGCAGTGAACGTGAAGCTGGTGGCTGACGTAGAGTTTGTCATGAATGTGAGCAAGAAGGACTTTTTGCCATGTCCAAAGGTTGATTCTTCTGTTGTGAAGATACATCCTAAAACTGAAATTCCAGAGGTGGACTATGAAGAATGGTGTGCATTTACAAGAACTTGCTTcaccaagaaaaataaaacattgGGTGCGATCTTTAAGCAGAAAAGAATGTTGATGGAGTTAATGAAACTGCAAGAAACCAAAGGAGATGAAGAGAACAACACATTGTACAATGATTATCATGTTAATGATTCCGAAGATGAAGACGGGCTGAGCAATGAAGACAATGTTAATTTCTCTTCCGATGTGGGGAAGAACTTGAATATGTTTAGAGAGATAATCAATGACATTTTAAGAGCTGGTGGATTTGAAGATAAGAGGCCTTCAAAGCTCTCCCACGTGGAGCTGCTGGACTTGCTTTCTTTATTCAATCGAGCTAGGATACATTTTCACAGTCAAGTAAATCCCAAGGATGAAAGTGATGCAGATCTTGCTTCTGCATTTGGTCCATTATAG
- the LOC129873883 gene encoding probable ubiquitin-conjugating enzyme E2 18: MSGSSASSRKTLSKIACNRLQKELAEWQVNPPAGFKHKVTDNLQRWVIEVNGAPGTLYADETYQLQVDFPEHYPMEAPQVIFVPPAPLHPHIYSNGHICLDILYDSWSPAMTVSSICISILSMLSSSTVKQRPEDNDRYVKNCRNGRSPKETRWWFHDDKV; encoded by the exons ATGTCCGGTTCATCCGCCTCTTCTCgcaag ACATTAAGCAAGATAGCATGCAATCGACTCCAGAAAGAGTTGGCGGAGTGGCAGGTCAATCCCCCTGCTGGTTTCAAACATAAAGTCACTGATAATCTTCAAAG GTGGGTAATTGAAGTGAATGGGGCTCCTGGAACGCTCTATGCTGATGAAACCTATCAGCTTCAAGTTGATTTTCCAGAACATTATCCTATGGAAGCTCCGCAG GTGATTTTTGTGCCACCAGCTCCGTTACACCCTCATATCTATAGCAACGGGCACATTTGCTTAG ATATTCTTTATGATTCATGGTCTCCTGCCATGACAGTCAGTTCTATATGCATCAGCATTCTCTCCATGCTGTCAAGCTCAACTGTGAAG CAACGCCCTGAAGATAATGACCGCTATGTGAAGAACTGCAGAAATGGCAGATCTCCCAAGGAAACCAGGTGGTGGTTCCATGATGATAAGGTGTGA
- the LOC129875091 gene encoding ribosomal RNA small subunit methyltransferase, mitochondrial isoform X2 produces the protein MLHRIKIFSSKLIIKQHCLQRSCRTKSTRHFNNVRDEDEEYHKVRRKTENEEPQIYLLKSRGQHLLMNPRVLNSIVQKSNILSTDTVLEIGPGTGNLTLKLLEVAEKVIAIEIDKRMIEILHKRVSERGLQDRLTVICQDALKTEFPRFDLMVANIPYGISSPLVAKLVYGKNSYRSGTLLLQKEFARRLLANPGDSEFNRLAVNVKLVADVEFVMNVSKKDFLPCPKVDSSVVKIHPKTEIPEVDYEEWCAFTRTCFTKKNKTLGAIFKQKRMLMELMKLQETKGDEENNTLYNDYHVNDSEDEDGLSNEDNVNFSSDVGKNLNMFREIINDILRAGGFEDKRPSKLSHVELLDLLSLFNRARIHFHSQVNPKDESDADLASAFGPL, from the exons ATGCTTCATCGTATCAAAATTTTCTCGAGCAAACTAATCATTAAACAACATTGTCTCCAGCGAAGTTGTCGTACGAAGTCTACTCGCCACTTCAACAACGTcagagatgaagatgaagaatatCACAAAGTCAGAAGAAAAACTGAAAATGAAGAACCACAAATATATTTGCTTAAGAGTAGAGGTCAACATCTTCTCATGAATCCTCGAGTCCTTAATTCCATAGTCCAAAAATCCAACATACTTTCTACTGATACCGTTCTAGAAATTGGACCAGGCACCGGAAATCTCACCCTCAAGCTTCTAGAAGTTGCCGAAAAAGTCATAGCCATTGAAATTGACAAACGTATGATAGAGATTCTTCACAAGCGCGTCTCTGAACGAGGACTTCAAGACCGTTTAACT GTTATATGCCAAGATGCTTTAAAGACTGAGTTTCCCCGGTTTGATCTTATGGTAGCCAACATCCCTTATGGAATTTCCTCGCCTCTTGTTGCTAAATTAGTTTATGGAAAGAACTCATATAGGAGTGGGACACTACTGTTGCAGAAAGAGTTTGCAAGGAGGCTATTGGCAAATCCAGGGGACTCAGAGTTTAATAGATTAGCAGTGAACGTGAAGCTGGTGGCTGACGTAGAGTTTGTCATGAATGTGAGCAAGAAGGACTTTTTGCCATGTCCAAAGGTTGATTCTTCTGTTGTGAAGATACATCCTAAAACTGAAATTCCAGAGGTGGACTATGAAGAATGGTGTGCATTTACAAGAACTTGCTTcaccaagaaaaataaaacattgGGTGCGATCTTTAAGCAGAAAAGAATGTTGATGGAGTTAATGAAACTGCAAGAAACCAAAGGAGATGAAGAGAACAACACATTGTACAATGATTATCATGTTAATGATTCCGAAGATGAAGACGGGCTGAGCAATGAAGACAATGTTAATTTCTCTTCCGATGTGGGGAAGAACTTGAATATGTTTAGAGAGATAATCAATGACATTTTAAGAGCTGGTGGATTTGAAGATAAGAGGCCTTCAAAGCTCTCCCACGTGGAGCTGCTGGACTTGCTTTCTTTATTCAATCGAGCTAGGATACATTTTCACAGTCAAGTAAATCCCAAGGATGAAAGTGATGCAGATCTTGCTTCTGCATTTGGTCCATTATAG